One Mercurialis annua linkage group LG3, ddMerAnnu1.2, whole genome shotgun sequence DNA window includes the following coding sequences:
- the LOC126673379 gene encoding protein MICRORCHIDIA 6 isoform X2, protein MFLHSNATSHKWAFGAIAELLDNAVDEIQNGATSVIVDKISNPRDGSPALLIQDDGGGMNPEAMRQCMSFGFSDKSKSAIGQYGNGFKTSTMRLGADVIVFSRHLRNRVLTQSIGLLSYTFLTQTGYDRIVVPMVDYEFNSATGSFEFSNRCSKELSMSNLSLLLQWSPYSTEEELLKQFDDIGSHGTKVIIYNLWFSDDGILELDFDTESEDIRISGDIKQVETSLAWKKINEQHIGNRFRYSLRVYISILYLRIPETFRIKLRGRIVEHHNLANDLKFPEFILYKPQSGGVLEGQVITTIGFLKEAPQINLHGFSVYHKNRLILPFWAVVKQFGWDCRGRGVVGVLEANFIEPTHDKQDFERTSLLQKLESRLKDMTHEYWYHHCGLIGYKVIKKMPKQDSLGFAHGKTKPVKLNHGSSVPSSGKVSPAAVLGMKRKEHDDLVDAEDMKKHARTGVNGTVSGQSFGAQTVDIANQSKYQGHEALVLTQENKKLQAQCDEYEKTEKELEMKITQLKIAIGGVQCEYDRLIAELTALDSVKEEKLVNM, encoded by the exons ATGTTTCTTCATTCAAATGCTACTTCGCATAAATGGGCGTTTGGTG CCATAGCAGAATTGCTTGATAATGCAGTTGATGAG ATCCAAAATGGAGCCACTTCTGTCATTGTAGATAAAATCTCAAATCCAAGGGATGGTAGTCCAGCGCTGTTGATTCAAG ATGATGGTGGTGGAATGAACCCTGAAGCGATGCGGCAGTGTATGAGTTTTGGGTTTTCAGATAAATCCAAATCAGCCATTGGACAAT ATGGTAATGGCTTTAAGACAAGCACTATGAGACTCGGAGCAGATGTTATTGTTTTTAGTCGCCATCTGCGTAATAG GGTGTTGACTCAAAGCATTGGACTCCTATCTTACACTTTTTTGACACAAACAGGCTATGACAGGATAGTAGTGCCAATG GTTGATTATGAGTTTAACTCAGCAACTGGCAGTTTCGAATTTTCAAATCGGTGTAGTAAAGAGCTTTCTATGTCAAATCTTTCTTTGCTGTTACAGTGGTCTCCATATTCAACAGAAGAGGAGCTTTTGAAGCAA TTTGATGACATTGGATCTCATGGCACAAaagtaataatatataatttgtgGTTCAGTGATGATGGGATATTGGAGTTGGATTTTGATACGGAATCTGAG GATATTCGTATTAGTGGGGACATCAAACAGGTAGAGACTTCTCTTGCTTGGAAGAAGATTAATGAACAGCACATTGGCAACCGGTTTCGTTATTCCCTCCGA gTGTATATTTCCATCTTGTATTTGCGTATACCTGAAACATTCAGAATTAAATTGCGGGGAAGAATTGTTGAGCACCATAATCTTGCCAATGATCTAAAATTTCCAGAATTCATCTTGTATAAACCTCAAAGTGGTGGAGTTTTGGAG GGTCAAGTCATAACTACTATAGGATTTTTAAAAGAAGCGCCACAAATCAATCTCCATGGTTTCAGTGTCTACCACAAAAATCGGCTAATTCTG CCATTTTGGGCGGTTGTGAAACAGTTTGGATGGGACTGTCGTGGTAGAGGAGTGGTCG GTGTTCTGGAAGCAAACTTTATTGAACCtacacatgataaacaagattTTGAGAGAACTTCCCTTTTACAGAAACTTGAAAGTCGCTTGAAAGACATGACACATGAGTACTG GTATCACCATTGTGGGCTAATCGGGTACAAAGTGATTAAAAAGATGCCCAAACAAGATTCTCTTGGTTTTGCACATGGTAAAACAAAGCCTGTTAAATTGAATCACGGATCTTCTGTCCCTAGCAGTGGAAAAGTGTCACCTGCTGCAG TGTTAGGCATGAAAAGGAAAGAGCATGATGATTTGGTTGATGCTGAAGATATGAAAAAGCATGCTCGGACTGGTGTTAATGGCACTGTTTCAGGCCAGAGTTTCGGAGCACAG ACTGTGGATATCGCAAATCAGTCGAAATACCAGGGTCATGAAGCTCTAGTCTTGACGCAGGAAAACAAGAAACTTCAAGCACA ATGCGATGAATATGAGAAGACGGAAAAGGAATTGGAGATGAAG ATAACACAACTTAAAATTGCGATAGGAGGAGTCCAATGTGAATATGACAGACTCATAGCCGAGCTAACGGCATTGGATTCGGTAAAGGAGGAAAAGCTTGTAAATATGTAA